CACGGGCAATGCTCCCCAGGCGAAGGAGCTGACCCAGAAAGCCCTGGACGCCGGCGTGACCCCGGGCACCATCCTGCAGGAAGGGCTGATCCCGGGCATGGCCGAGGTAGGGCGTCGCTTTGAGGCCCGTGAGTTCTACGTGCCGGAGCTGCTGATCGCCGCCCGCGCCATGCACGCCGCGCTGGACATCCTGCGCCCGCTACTGGCGGAAAGCGAAGAGGTCGAGCCGCTGGGCAAAGTCGTCATCGGCACGGTGCGCGGCGACCTGCACGACATCGGCAAGAATCTGGTCACCATGATGCTGGAGGGCTCCGGCTTCGAGGTCCAGGACCTGGGCATCGACGTGGCACCCGAGAAGTTCGTGGACGCCATCAAGGAGGGCGAGTACGACATCCTGGCGATGTCGGCCCTTCTGACCACCACCATGCCCAGCATGAAGGCCACCATCGACGCGCTGACCGAGGCGGGATTGCGGGACAAGGTGAAGGTCATGATCGGTGGCGCGCCGATCACCCAGGAGTACGCGGACCAGATCGGCGCCGACGGATACGGAGAGGACGCCAATCAGGCCGTCCGAGTGGCCAAGCAATTACTGGGATTGCCGAGTGACTGAGCGTATGCACAGCATGGGTTCTCAATGGGCGGCGCGGCTGGCGGAGGTGTACGGGGAAGAGGCCGTAGAAACACAGCAGGCCCGCTATCAGGAGGCCCTTGCCGCCTTCCGCACCGCCTATGGACCCGGCCCGGTAGCCATCTGCCGCTGCCCAGGCCGGGTCAACTTAATCGGTGAACACACGGACTATAACTACGGGTTCTGCCTACCGGCTCCCCTGGACCGGGATCTCCTGCTGCTGGTGCGCCCCCGCCAGGATGCCGTCGTATCCCTGGCCAACATCGAGGCGGACCTCTTCCCCCCTCGACGGTTCACGCTCAGCGCGGATATCCCCTCCGGCCCGCCGGGGGATTGGGGCAACTACTCGCGCGGCGCGGGCCAGAAGCTATGGCAGGTCTTCGGGCCGCTGCGCGGCTTCGACGGCCTGGTCGTGAGCCGGCCGCCCCACGGCGTGCCGCGCGGCGCCGGCGTCAGCTCCTCGACCGCGCTCACCGTGGCCTCGGCCATCGCGCTCGTCCACGTCAACTCGCTGGAAGTGCCCACCGATCGCCTCGCCCAGCTCTGCAGCGAGGCGGAGTGGTACGTGGGCACCCGGGGCGGCATCCTCGACCAGTTCGCCACCATGTTGGGACGCCGAGGCCACGCGCTGTTCCTGGACTGCCTGCCGCGCACGGCGGAGGACGGCACCCGATACTACCACACCGAGCTGGTTCCTCTGCTGGACGGGTACACGCTCGTGCTGGCGGATAGCCGGGCCCGTCACACGCACACGACCGGCGGATACAACGTGCGCGTGGCCGAATGCCGCCTGGGAGCCGCCTGCCTGGCCCGCCATTATCCCAACGTCCGAACGCTGCGCGACGTCCAATCGGAGCCATGGGAGGCGCTGGCCCCCCACCTGCCTGAGGAGGCCACGATCGATGAGCTGGCTGCCACGGGGATCGACGTGGACGCCTGGCTGGGAGATCTCCAGGTGCCTCGGGACACGCGGCTGAAGCTGAGGGCGCGATGCCGCCATGTACACAGCGAGAACCGCCGCGTGTTGGACAGCATAGCGGCCTGGAGGCGGGGGGATGCCATCGCAGTGGGACGGTTGCTCAACGAGGCTCACGAGAGCCTCCGAGACGACTACGAGGTCAGCTGCCCCGAGATCGAGACCCTGCGCGGCCTGATCCTGACGGTGGACGGGGTGCTGGGAGCCCGCATGGTGGGCGGAGGTTGGGGCGGCTGCGTCGTGGCCCTGGTCCAGGCCGGTCACGAAAGCGGATTCTTCTCTCAGGTCGCGCCCGCCTATGAGGAGGCCACCGGCCATCCGCCGGACCTCTTCGTCTGCCAGACCTCAGAGGGCGCGGGTGTGGTGATGGAAACGGAATGCTGAGGAGCGAGTGTATGACAGGGGAGATCGGCATCGCTTTGATCGGGGCGGGGAACATCGGCAAGATTCAGGCCCGTGCCATCGCGGACATACCGGAGGCCCGCCTGCGCGTGGTGTGCACTACCCGGCCGGAGACGGCGCGAGCGCTGGCCCAGGAGTACGGAGCGGATTGGACAACAGACCTGGAAGCGGCCGTGACCCGGGACGACGTCCAGCTCGTATCCGTATGCACCCCCAGCGGGCGGCACCTGGAGCCCGCCGTGGCGGCCGCCCAGGCCGGCAAGCATGTTCTGGTGGAGAAGCCCCTGGAGATCACGTTGGCCCGCGTCGATCAGATCATCCGGGCCTGCCGGGAGGCTGGCGTCCTGCTGGGCTGCATCTTCCAGAGCCGCTACAAGGAAGGCGTCCGCTATGCCCGAGAGGCGCTCCAGGCGGGACGCCTGGGCCGCCTCACCCTGGCCGATGCCTATGTCAAGTGGCACCGGCCGGCCTCCTACTACCTGCAGGGTGGCTGGCGCGGCACCTGGGCCCTGGACGGTGGCGGCGCTCTCATGAATCAGTCCATCCACACCGTGGATCTGCTGCAGTATCTGGTCGGCCCTGTGGCCCGGGTCTACGCCCGCACGGGCACGCTGGTGCATAACATCGAGACGGAGGACACAGCCGTGGCCGTCCTCTCCTATGCCAGCGGCGCCATGGGCGTCATCGAGGGGACGACCACCGCCTATCCCGGCACGCCCGCGCGCGTGGAACTCCACGGCGACAAGGGAACCATTGTGCTGACGGAGGGCCAGGTTACCTGCTGGGACCTGGCCGACGCTACCGAGGAGGAGAAGGCGAAGGTCATGGGCGTCGCGGTGGGGGGCACGGGCGCGGCCGATCCCACCGCCATCGGCCACGAGGGCCATCGACGTCAGATTGCCGACATGGTGGAGGCCATCCAGACCGGTCGGCCCCCGCTCATCGACGGGGCCGAGGGGCGCAAGGCCGTGGAGATCATCCGGGCGATCTATCGGTCCTCCCAGGCGGACGCCCCGGTGGATCTGCCGCTGGTCGAGGACGCATAAGAGGCGGCCATGGATCTGGGTCTACAGGGAAAGACGGCTCTCGTCGCGGCCGCCAGCCAGGGGATGGGACGGGCGGTGGCCCTGGGACTGGCGAGGGAGGGCGCCCGGGTGGCCATCTGCGCCCGAGGCCGGGAGGCGTTAGAGGCGACGGCCGAGGACATTCGACGGGAGACCGGGGCCGAGGTGTTCGCCCAGGTGGCCGACGTCAGCCGGGCCGACGACATCGCACGGCTGGTGCACGCGGCACGGGACCGCTTCGGCGCTGTCGACATCCTGGTGTGCAACGCGGGCGGCCCACCCCCGGGCGACTTCCTGGATTTCGATGACGAGGCCTGGCGGGCCGCCTTCGAACTGAATCTGGAGAGCGCCATACGCCTGTGTCGGGCCGTGATCCCGGATATGAAGGTCCGAGGATGGGGACGCATCATCACCATCACCTCCATGTCGGTCAAGCAGCCCATCCCGGGCCTGATCCTCTCCAACGTCATGCGCGCCGGGGTGAACGGCCTGACCAAGACGCTGGCCGATGAGCTGGCACCCTACGGGATCACCGTGAACAACGTGCTGCCGGGCATGATCCTGACGCAGCGCATCACCTCCCTGGCGGAACGCCGGGCGGCAGCGGAGGGCATCCCTGTGGAGGATGCCCTGGAACGCATGGCCCAGGAGATCCCCATGAAGCGCATCGGGACCCCCGAGGAATTCGCCAATGTGGTGGTGTTCCTGGCGTCGGAGCGAGCCAGTTACGTAACCGGGACGGCCATCCAGGTGGATGGCGGGCGTATCCGCTCCGCCTGGTAGGAAGTGCACGCCGTAGACCGGGACACAACTTTTGAGGTCGTAGGAGCATGAGCCATGTGGAAGCTCGCCATTATTAACGATGAACTCACGCACGATTTCAACAAGGCGCTGGATTGGATTCAGGAGCAGGGCCTGCGCTGGGTGGAACTGCGCTCCATCAACCGCCGCAACATCGTGGACCTGACGGACGATGAGATGCGAGCGGTGAAGCAAGACCTGGACGCTCGCGGCCTGAAGACCATCTGCATCGCCTCGCCCTACCTGAAATGCTCGCTATACGCTCGCCCGCCGGCCCAGCGCGGGGATACGTTCTTCAGCCAGGCCGACGATTACGAAGGGCATCGCCAGGTCCTGCGCCGTGCGATCGCCGCGGCCCACATCTTCGGCACGGACCTGATCCGGGTCTTCAGCTTCTGGAAGGAGCCGGAGCAGACCCCAGAGATGTGGGATCTCGTCGTCGAGCGGCTGAAGGAGTCGGCCGAGATCGCCGCCCAG
The DNA window shown above is from Chloroflexota bacterium and carries:
- a CDS encoding cobalamin-binding protein — encoded protein: MFDLTPLTEAVITGNAPQAKELTQKALDAGVTPGTILQEGLIPGMAEVGRRFEAREFYVPELLIAARAMHAALDILRPLLAESEEVEPLGKVVIGTVRGDLHDIGKNLVTMMLEGSGFEVQDLGIDVAPEKFVDAIKEGEYDILAMSALLTTTMPSMKATIDALTEAGLRDKVKVMIGGAPITQEYADQIGADGYGEDANQAVRVAKQLLGLPSD
- a CDS encoding Gfo/Idh/MocA family oxidoreductase, whose translation is MLRSECMTGEIGIALIGAGNIGKIQARAIADIPEARLRVVCTTRPETARALAQEYGADWTTDLEAAVTRDDVQLVSVCTPSGRHLEPAVAAAQAGKHVLVEKPLEITLARVDQIIRACREAGVLLGCIFQSRYKEGVRYAREALQAGRLGRLTLADAYVKWHRPASYYLQGGWRGTWALDGGGALMNQSIHTVDLLQYLVGPVARVYARTGTLVHNIETEDTAVAVLSYASGAMGVIEGTTTAYPGTPARVELHGDKGTIVLTEGQVTCWDLADATEEEKAKVMGVAVGGTGAADPTAIGHEGHRRQIADMVEAIQTGRPPLIDGAEGRKAVEIIRAIYRSSQADAPVDLPLVEDA
- the galK gene encoding galactokinase, with protein sequence MTERMHSMGSQWAARLAEVYGEEAVETQQARYQEALAAFRTAYGPGPVAICRCPGRVNLIGEHTDYNYGFCLPAPLDRDLLLLVRPRQDAVVSLANIEADLFPPRRFTLSADIPSGPPGDWGNYSRGAGQKLWQVFGPLRGFDGLVVSRPPHGVPRGAGVSSSTALTVASAIALVHVNSLEVPTDRLAQLCSEAEWYVGTRGGILDQFATMLGRRGHALFLDCLPRTAEDGTRYYHTELVPLLDGYTLVLADSRARHTHTTGGYNVRVAECRLGAACLARHYPNVRTLRDVQSEPWEALAPHLPEEATIDELAATGIDVDAWLGDLQVPRDTRLKLRARCRHVHSENRRVLDSIAAWRRGDAIAVGRLLNEAHESLRDDYEVSCPEIETLRGLILTVDGVLGARMVGGGWGGCVVALVQAGHESGFFSQVAPAYEEATGHPPDLFVCQTSEGAGVVMETEC
- a CDS encoding sugar phosphate isomerase/epimerase, translating into MWKLAIINDELTHDFNKALDWIQEQGLRWVELRSINRRNIVDLTDDEMRAVKQDLDARGLKTICIASPYLKCSLYARPPAQRGDTFFSQADDYEGHRQVLRRAIAAAHIFGTDLIRVFSFWKEPEQTPEMWDLVVERLKESAEIAAQEGVTLALETEHAVNTATGKQVREVIDRVGSPALRAIWDPGNVVWAGEDAIADYPNLRGQIVHVHLKDTLLTPEGYTKAAILGDGRVGYPKPLELLKADGWEGGLSLEPHMGTIYPEEEQWAEGCRQCLVNLRGWLDELGVEYE
- a CDS encoding SDR family oxidoreductase; this translates as MDLGLQGKTALVAAASQGMGRAVALGLAREGARVAICARGREALEATAEDIRRETGAEVFAQVADVSRADDIARLVHAARDRFGAVDILVCNAGGPPPGDFLDFDDEAWRAAFELNLESAIRLCRAVIPDMKVRGWGRIITITSMSVKQPIPGLILSNVMRAGVNGLTKTLADELAPYGITVNNVLPGMILTQRITSLAERRAAAEGIPVEDALERMAQEIPMKRIGTPEEFANVVVFLASERASYVTGTAIQVDGGRIRSAW